One part of the Candidatus Acidiferrales bacterium genome encodes these proteins:
- a CDS encoding lytic transglycosylase domain-containing protein: MRPILVILILLTLPLRSLAADEPKLPPIEAEPAALFAALRDDLDRAVTEQLARMQEARLNRGLPLVGSSQGGFVRKDSVLANSPPNADLLIPLNEAVLNGLDHFQQGGGGRLERGRARLRAYAGAVEESFAAEGVPRELVWVAFVESAFQAEARSSKGALGMWQLAADTASRYGLRVPRTSSVRGVDGRTDERRDPLKSASVAARYLRELRARFGDWLLALAAYNAGEERVEKAIRRGRTRDFWSLSRQKLLPAETRDYVPAVVAAIWAARLEGFALSPPRRTEGTMPRSLGVEPLPAKRDLAARRMVSASPLEATATSGTGE; this comes from the coding sequence ATGAGACCCATACTGGTTATTCTTATTCTCTTAACCCTGCCTCTACGCTCTTTGGCGGCGGATGAACCCAAGCTGCCACCCATCGAGGCGGAGCCGGCGGCACTTTTCGCAGCCCTACGGGATGACCTCGACCGGGCGGTAACCGAGCAGTTGGCAAGGATGCAGGAAGCTCGGTTGAATCGTGGCCTGCCGTTGGTGGGCTCTTCCCAGGGCGGATTCGTTCGCAAGGATTCTGTTCTGGCGAATTCACCCCCAAACGCGGATTTGCTTATCCCATTGAACGAAGCGGTTCTCAACGGCTTGGACCATTTCCAACAGGGTGGCGGCGGCAGGCTCGAGCGTGGCCGGGCACGCCTCAGAGCCTATGCGGGAGCGGTGGAGGAGTCGTTCGCAGCCGAAGGCGTGCCCCGAGAGCTCGTGTGGGTGGCCTTTGTCGAGAGCGCCTTCCAGGCGGAAGCACGTTCCAGCAAGGGTGCCCTGGGCATGTGGCAACTGGCAGCGGATACTGCCTCGCGCTATGGCTTGCGCGTGCCCCGTACCAGTTCGGTACGGGGCGTGGACGGTCGAACGGACGAACGCCGGGACCCGTTGAAATCCGCCTCTGTTGCCGCCCGCTATCTCCGAGAACTTCGCGCGCGCTTTGGTGATTGGCTCCTGGCGCTGGCCGCCTATAACGCGGGGGAAGAGCGGGTGGAAAAGGCGATCCGCCGGGGCAGAACGCGGGATTTTTGGTCGCTAAGCAGGCAGAAGCTCCTTCCCGCGGAAACGCGGGATTACGTCCCCGCCGTAGTTGCAGCCATCTGGGCAGCTCGACTCGAAGGGTTTGCGCTGAGTCCGCCGCGGCGGACCGAAGGGACGATGCCGCGTTCGCTCGGAGTCGAACCCCTTCCGGCGAAGCGCGACCTCGCCGCTCGACGCATGGTTTCGGCAAGCCCTTTGGAGGCCACTGCCACCAGCGGGACAGGCGAGTAG